The Streptomyces sp. cg36 genomic interval ACCTGCTGCTGCGGGAGGGGACCGGCGGGCTGCGGGTGCTCGGCTTCGACCGCCGCAGACCGGGGACCGACCTCGGCCGGGGGGCGCTGATCGCCGCCGGGATCGGCAGCGCGGGGCTCGGGTTCTACCTCGTGGCGCGGGCGGTCGGCGGCAATCTGACGGTCGTGCCCGAGTCGCTGCCGGACGTGTGGTGGAAGTACCCGGTGCTCGTCCTGTCGGCCGTGCAGAACGCCGTGCTGGAGGAGGTGATCGTCGTCGGGTACCTGCTGCGCCGGCTGGGCCAGTTGGGCTGGGGCCCGCTCGCCGCGCTCGCGGCGAGCTCGGTGCTGCGCGGCTCCTACCACCTCTACCAGGGCATCGGCGGCTTCCTCGGCAACATGGTGATGGGCGTGGTGTTCGTCCTGCTCTACCGCCGCTGGCAGCGCGTCGGCCCGCTGGTCGTGGCCCATTCCCTGCTCGACATCGGGGCGTTCGTGGGGTATGCGCTGCTCGCGGGGAAGGTCGGCTGGCTGCCCACGGTGTGAGGCCCGCCCCCCGTCAGGGCGCGGCCAGCAGCT includes:
- a CDS encoding CPBP family intramembrane glutamic endopeptidase; amino-acid sequence: MQVEAGRVADSLSAEGGSPRILRSETVLVLALSLGASGVSALISFVGSVTKPGGLKDQAAKLNTSYAPGRPWLDLAWQLFGIATALVPVALVAHLLLREGTGGLRVLGFDRRRPGTDLGRGALIAAGIGSAGLGFYLVARAVGGNLTVVPESLPDVWWKYPVLVLSAVQNAVLEEVIVVGYLLRRLGQLGWGPLAALAASSVLRGSYHLYQGIGGFLGNMVMGVVFVLLYRRWQRVGPLVVAHSLLDIGAFVGYALLAGKVGWLPTV